A stretch of Fundicoccus culcitae DNA encodes these proteins:
- a CDS encoding PTS sugar transporter subunit IIB: MKKGIVVCRTGTGSSVMLKIQADKVIKTNNLPISLEQASLDAIPGFSGDLIIALSDVADDLSEKHLKQYIIGINNMMNKNELLEKMNMFLTEIEEEK; this comes from the coding sequence ATGAAAAAAGGAATAGTAGTTTGTAGAACTGGTACCGGATCGAGCGTTATGTTGAAAATTCAAGCAGACAAGGTAATTAAGACAAATAATCTTCCAATTAGTTTAGAGCAAGCATCACTAGATGCAATTCCTGGTTTTAGCGGGGACTTAATAATTGCACTATCTGATGTAGCTGATGATTTAAGTGAAAAGCATCTTAAACAATATATTATCGGTATTAATAATATGATGAATAAAAATGAATTATTAGAAAAAATGAATATGTTTTTAACTGAAATAGAAGAGGAGAAATAA
- a CDS encoding PTS ascorbate transporter subunit IIC: MQFFVSFFSNPAVLLGAFAFIGLVLNKEKTSADVITGTFKTIIGFLIFSIGGDVITASLQNINAMFQEGFNITGVIASPEAATALAQGEYGFVVSSVLIFGYIMNLFFARFTRFKNILFHGGHALFTASVLGLIMKYYGYSDLVSIIVGGVILGFLMASLPQLTEPFMSDITGDEDPGFVIGHFNMIGYSLSGYLGKLFSKDKDKTTESIKLPKFLSFFSDFLNGVAVLMLILFYISALAAGKEFTQNLAGTVHWLVFPFIQAFRFTAGMSILMTGVKMFLASLTEAFTSISDKYIPGAKPALDVPTIFQYAPNAVLVGFVVSYTASLLSSFVMSLLGFSVVMIPAAHISFFSGGTAAIFGNSTGGWKGAVLGSFVMGLLLSFLPLLLYPLLAEMGIEGSAFPNVDYNIIGYLLHKILSWIQ; this comes from the coding sequence ATGCAATTTTTTGTTAGTTTTTTTAGTAATCCAGCAGTTCTGTTAGGTGCGTTTGCTTTTATTGGATTAGTTTTAAATAAAGAAAAAACTTCAGCTGATGTAATAACAGGAACATTTAAAACAATAATAGGTTTCTTAATTTTTTCAATAGGTGGGGATGTAATTACTGCCAGTTTGCAAAATATCAACGCAATGTTTCAGGAAGGGTTTAATATTACTGGAGTAATTGCCTCTCCAGAAGCTGCTACAGCACTTGCGCAAGGTGAATATGGTTTTGTAGTATCTAGTGTTTTGATTTTCGGATATATTATGAATCTGTTCTTTGCTAGATTCACGCGCTTTAAGAATATTTTGTTTCATGGAGGGCACGCATTATTCACTGCTTCAGTATTAGGTTTAATAATGAAGTATTATGGATACTCTGACCTAGTTTCAATAATAGTTGGTGGAGTAATCTTAGGATTTTTGATGGCTTCACTACCTCAACTAACGGAACCATTTATGAGCGATATTACAGGTGATGAAGATCCAGGATTTGTAATTGGACACTTTAATATGATAGGGTACTCTCTTTCAGGTTATTTAGGAAAGCTATTTAGTAAGGATAAGGATAAGACCACAGAAAGTATTAAATTGCCAAAATTCTTATCTTTCTTTTCAGATTTTCTTAATGGTGTAGCTGTATTGATGCTTATTCTGTTTTACATTTCTGCACTGGCAGCAGGAAAAGAATTTACTCAAAATCTAGCCGGAACAGTTCATTGGTTAGTGTTTCCATTTATACAAGCATTTAGATTTACAGCAGGTATGTCAATTCTTATGACTGGTGTTAAGATGTTCCTAGCATCATTGACTGAAGCTTTTACTTCGATTTCTGATAAATATATTCCAGGAGCTAAACCAGCACTAGACGTTCCAACAATATTTCAATACGCACCTAATGCTGTTTTAGTAGGTTTTGTAGTTTCTTATACAGCAAGTTTACTAAGTTCTTTTGTAATGTCACTATTAGGGTTTTCCGTTGTCATGATACCAGCCGCACATATTTCATTTTTTTCTGGAGGTACAGCAGCAATTTTCGGAAATTCAACTGGAGGTTGGAAAGGTGCAGTATTAGGATCCTTTGTAATGGGATTATTACTCTCATTCCTACCACTACTTTTATATCCATTATTAGCAGAAATGGGAATTGAAGGATCAGCATTTCCTAATGTGGATTATAATATAATTGGATACTTACTACATAAAATTTTGAGTTGGATTCAATAA
- the dapA gene encoding 4-hydroxy-tetrahydrodipicolinate synthase gives MLFKGLITAMVTPFKNSGYGIEEDSLGKLIEYLIENKVSGLFILGTNGEFYSMTQQEKLDLVKLTVKIVNGRVPIYVGAGCNSTIETIELSKKMEDLGADVLSIITPYFAKLTDEEMYNHYTSIADEVHLPIMLYNIPKRTGNNLSPKLVSDLSNITNIKGIKDSSGDLRLLKDYIEITNDKDFYVLSGSDGVMLDGFHLGTSGSVSGTSNVITKTDKAIYDNFIAGDYTKAKEMQNNIQLFRETNHLATEPSVIKYALELRGIPVGQARKPIVPLDAKMKQKVAQVIDFYNELESNL, from the coding sequence ATGTTATTTAAAGGTTTAATAACTGCAATGGTAACCCCTTTTAAAAATAGTGGTTATGGAATTGAAGAAGATTCATTAGGAAAATTAATTGAATATTTAATAGAAAATAAGGTATCAGGTCTATTCATATTAGGAACCAATGGTGAATTTTACTCTATGACACAACAAGAAAAATTAGATTTAGTTAAGTTGACTGTCAAGATTGTAAATGGAAGAGTACCAATTTATGTGGGGGCTGGTTGTAATTCTACTATTGAGACAATTGAGTTATCAAAAAAAATGGAGGATTTAGGAGCTGATGTGCTTTCAATAATTACACCTTATTTTGCGAAATTAACAGATGAAGAAATGTATAATCATTATACATCAATAGCAGATGAAGTACATTTACCAATAATGCTTTATAATATACCGAAAAGAACTGGGAATAATCTTTCGCCTAAATTAGTATCAGATTTATCAAACATAACTAATATAAAAGGTATTAAAGATAGTAGTGGAGACTTAAGATTATTAAAGGATTATATTGAAATAACAAATGATAAAGATTTTTATGTTTTGTCTGGATCAGATGGGGTTATGTTAGATGGCTTTCATTTGGGAACATCAGGATCAGTTTCTGGAACCTCAAATGTAATTACAAAGACTGATAAAGCTATTTATGATAATTTTATTGCTGGAGATTATACTAAAGCAAAGGAGATGCAGAATAACATTCAACTTTTTAGAGAAACTAATCATTTAGCTACAGAACCCAGTGTAATTAAATACGCATTAGAACTACGAGGGATACCTGTTGGTCAAGCACGAAAACCGATAGTACCATTAGATGCAAAGATGAAACAGAAAGTAGCACAAGTCATTGATTTTTATAATGAATTGGAATCTAACTTATAA
- a CDS encoding LacI family DNA-binding transcriptional regulator has product MQNPTIKDIANKAGVSTASVSRVLNKTGYISEDLVEKVMKAVNELNYIPNNIAKSLKVQKTNTIGVIIQDISNPFFMKIAKGIEDVLRQTEYNLLITSGEDNREKEASLLRMFTEKRVDGLILALSENHEDMLSSASKSGIPILLVDRELNLNLEVDKITENNYLSAYHLTEKIIKTGAKKIGVISGLPNVLIAQERYRGFVNCINDYGLPLTSDLIFEGDYSFDSGKDAINYFRSKNQLPDAIISLNNAMTNGAVTELLNQSIFDIIIGSYGEIEFQEYLPGLKIFSVIQAPYHLGKLAGQIMLERVMHTELIEKRSIVHTNSYNW; this is encoded by the coding sequence ATGCAAAATCCTACCATTAAAGACATTGCCAACAAGGCTGGTGTATCAACTGCTTCAGTATCCCGTGTTTTAAATAAGACAGGGTATATTAGTGAGGACTTAGTAGAAAAAGTGATGAAAGCTGTCAATGAACTCAATTATATCCCTAATAATATAGCCAAGAGTTTAAAGGTCCAAAAAACTAATACCATTGGCGTAATTATTCAAGATATTAGTAACCCCTTTTTTATGAAAATTGCAAAAGGGATTGAAGACGTTTTACGACAGACGGAATATAATTTGTTGATCACCAGTGGCGAAGATAATCGTGAAAAAGAAGCTTCTCTTTTACGGATGTTTACTGAGAAAAGAGTGGACGGTCTGATACTTGCTTTATCTGAAAACCATGAAGATATGTTGAGTTCTGCATCTAAAAGTGGAATTCCAATATTATTGGTCGATAGAGAATTAAATTTAAATTTAGAAGTCGATAAAATAACTGAAAATAATTATCTAAGTGCTTATCATTTGACTGAAAAAATTATTAAAACTGGGGCAAAAAAAATTGGGGTTATATCTGGACTCCCAAATGTGTTAATAGCTCAAGAAAGATACCGAGGGTTTGTTAACTGTATAAATGATTATGGGTTACCTTTAACTTCAGATTTGATATTTGAAGGAGATTATTCTTTTGATTCTGGTAAAGATGCAATTAATTATTTTAGGAGCAAGAATCAGCTGCCGGACGCTATTATTTCATTAAACAATGCAATGACTAATGGAGCTGTAACTGAATTATTAAATCAATCTATCTTTGATATAATAATCGGATCATATGGAGAAATTGAGTTTCAAGAATACTTACCTGGGTTGAAAATTTTTTCGGTTATACAAGCCCCTTATCATCTTGGAAAATTAGCTGGTCAAATAATGTTAGAAAGAGTGATGCATACTGAATTAATAGAAAAACGATCTATTGTTCATACTAATAGTTATAACTGGTAA
- a CDS encoding KpsF/GutQ family sugar-phosphate isomerase: protein MEINIQDTLKQAIIQESESIASLSNIIDDSFEKAILAITECSGKVVITGVGKSGHIGKKIAATFSSTGTPSFFMHSTEGLHGDLGMIEKEDIVILISNSGETSEVISLLPTIKTIGSQTISITSNNQSTLAKSVDFPLAYTYTHEVDHLNLAPTTSSTTVLVIGDALAVTLSKIREFRAEDFHLYHPGGSLGRQLSEKEGEK from the coding sequence ATGGAAATAAATATACAAGATACTTTAAAGCAAGCAATCATACAAGAGAGTGAATCTATTGCTTCTTTATCAAATATAATTGATGATTCTTTTGAAAAGGCTATCCTCGCAATAACTGAATGTAGTGGTAAAGTAGTAATTACTGGTGTTGGAAAATCTGGACATATAGGAAAGAAGATTGCAGCTACATTTTCAAGTACTGGAACTCCCTCTTTCTTCATGCATAGTACAGAAGGCTTACATGGAGATTTAGGTATGATAGAGAAAGAAGATATAGTTATACTAATATCTAACAGTGGAGAAACATCTGAGGTAATCAGTTTATTACCAACTATTAAAACTATTGGTTCACAAACTATTTCTATCACTTCCAACAATCAATCTACTCTAGCTAAATCGGTCGATTTCCCTTTGGCATATACTTATACCCATGAGGTTGACCACTTAAACTTAGCCCCAACAACTAGTTCAACAACAGTTCTAGTTATCGGAGATGCTTTAGCAGTAACTTTAAGTAAGATTAGAGAGTTTAGAGCTGAAGATTTCCATTTATATCATCCTGGAGGAAGTCTTGGAAGGCAGCTGAGTGAAAAGGAAGGTGAGAAATAA
- the rbsK gene encoding ribokinase, whose product MTILVLGSFMMDHVVTTKRAPKNGETIVGKQFEIFPGGKGANQAVAASRLGLNVIMAGKVGSDYYGDVFINLLEKEGIDVRHIVKDKDKSTGVGFVTVEENGDNRIIVVLGANLSYDSQDLSELVVDIAPVTLAMFQLEMDFDLTEEAINVFYQKQIPVLLNPAPARTLSNDLLSKVTYLTPNESELELLTGYQLKNMQDVIEAAKSLLDKGTENVIVTLGDKGALIVNKELVELVDGYTVEAVDTVAAGDAFNGAFAYAISSGYEIIQAVKFANAVGALTITKKGAIPSIPTYEEVQSFIDQKE is encoded by the coding sequence ATGACAATATTAGTGTTAGGTAGTTTTATGATGGATCATGTGGTAACAACAAAACGAGCACCTAAAAATGGTGAAACAATCGTAGGTAAGCAGTTTGAGATTTTTCCAGGTGGAAAAGGAGCTAATCAAGCAGTAGCAGCATCGCGGTTAGGTTTAAATGTAATCATGGCTGGAAAAGTAGGGTCAGATTATTATGGTGATGTCTTTATTAATCTTTTAGAAAAAGAAGGTATTGATGTAAGACATATTGTTAAAGATAAAGATAAATCGACTGGCGTTGGATTTGTGACAGTCGAAGAAAATGGTGATAATCGAATAATTGTAGTATTAGGTGCAAATCTTAGCTATGATTCACAAGATTTGTCAGAACTTGTTGTTGATATAGCGCCAGTAACACTAGCAATGTTTCAACTAGAAATGGATTTTGATTTAACTGAAGAAGCAATTAATGTATTCTATCAAAAACAAATTCCAGTTTTATTAAATCCGGCCCCTGCAAGAACATTATCTAATGATCTTTTATCAAAAGTTACTTACTTGACACCGAATGAAAGTGAATTGGAATTATTGACAGGCTATCAATTAAAGAATATGCAAGATGTCATTGAAGCAGCCAAAAGTTTACTAGACAAAGGTACAGAGAATGTGATTGTTACTTTAGGAGACAAAGGTGCATTGATTGTTAATAAAGAATTAGTTGAACTAGTTGATGGCTATACAGTTGAAGCTGTTGATACAGTAGCTGCTGGAGATGCCTTTAATGGAGCATTTGCTTATGCAATTTCTAGCGGCTATGAAATAATACAAGCTGTGAAATTCGCTAATGCAGTTGGCGCATTAACGATAACTAAAAAAGGTGCAATTCCTTCCATCCCAACTTATGAAGAAGTTCAGTCATTTATTGACCAAAAAGAATAA
- a CDS encoding RbsD/FucU family protein, with product MLKLIPKTLSPDLLKILCEMGHGDTIVIADANYPSASNAKQLIRCDGISATQMLKDILTVLPIDKSSELPVKLMEVSESDKPLEPVIWDEFLEIIEKSEKRKVKFEFLDRFKFYESGKEAYAIVATGETALYGNIILTKGVVE from the coding sequence ATGTTAAAATTAATCCCAAAAACTTTGTCCCCAGATCTGTTAAAAATATTATGTGAAATGGGACATGGAGACACGATAGTAATTGCAGATGCGAACTACCCAAGTGCATCAAATGCAAAGCAATTAATTAGATGTGATGGAATAAGCGCGACACAAATGTTAAAAGATATTTTAACAGTGCTACCAATTGATAAAAGTTCAGAGTTACCAGTAAAATTGATGGAGGTTTCAGAAAGTGATAAACCACTTGAACCAGTGATATGGGACGAATTTTTGGAAATAATAGAAAAATCTGAGAAAAGAAAAGTGAAATTTGAATTCTTAGATCGATTTAAATTTTATGAGAGTGGGAAAGAAGCATATGCTATTGTAGCAACTGGAGAAACTGCATTGTATGGCAATATTATTTTAACTAAAGGTGTTGTTGAGTAA
- a CDS encoding sugar ABC transporter ATP-binding protein has product MLLEMKQISKEFPGVKALSNVDFNLQKGEVHALMGENGAGKSTLMKILTGIYDKTSGEVFIDDKLVEFSNTREAQEAGVVMVHQELNNAKDLTVSANIFLGNEPKKGLFIDDKKMIEDSKKLFQQLGVNIDPEIKIDKLTVGDAQMVEIAKAISMEARIIVFDEPTAALSQKETEKLFETINLLKEDGVGIIYISHRMEEIGIISDRVTVLRDGEYVGTLTTKETSRNQIIKMMVGRELVEEVKTESKVSKEAPIILEVKNLNADPIVKNINFTLRRGEILGFSGLMGAGRTETARAIIGADPKQSGDILINGNEVKINNTSDAAKYKIGYISEDRRRYGVLLEKTIAENISLNNLDQFVKYGLIDDKKTIEVADKYRKALNIRSTSATQKVKNLSGGNQQKVVIAKWILKDCDILIFDEPTRGIDVGAKSEIYDLINYYADEGKAIIMISSEMNEILRLSDRIIVFCEGEITADIPIEEATQEIIMDYATLKTS; this is encoded by the coding sequence ATGTTACTCGAAATGAAACAAATATCGAAAGAATTCCCTGGAGTTAAAGCTCTAAGTAACGTAGATTTTAATTTACAAAAAGGTGAAGTTCATGCACTTATGGGAGAAAATGGTGCTGGCAAATCGACTTTAATGAAAATTTTAACTGGTATCTATGACAAAACTAGTGGAGAAGTATTTATCGATGATAAACTGGTTGAGTTTAGTAATACAAGAGAAGCTCAAGAAGCGGGGGTAGTAATGGTCCATCAAGAACTTAATAATGCAAAAGATTTAACAGTAAGTGCTAATATTTTTCTTGGTAATGAACCTAAAAAAGGACTATTTATTGATGACAAAAAAATGATTGAAGATAGTAAAAAACTTTTTCAACAACTTGGAGTAAATATTGATCCAGAAATTAAGATTGATAAATTGACAGTTGGAGATGCTCAAATGGTTGAAATTGCAAAAGCAATTTCAATGGAAGCGAGGATAATAGTCTTTGATGAACCTACCGCAGCGCTTTCTCAGAAAGAAACTGAAAAACTATTCGAAACAATTAATTTATTGAAAGAAGATGGTGTAGGAATAATTTACATCTCACATCGTATGGAAGAAATAGGGATAATTTCTGATAGGGTAACTGTTCTTAGAGATGGCGAATACGTTGGGACTTTAACTACCAAAGAAACAAGTAGAAACCAAATTATAAAAATGATGGTTGGTAGAGAATTAGTAGAAGAAGTTAAAACTGAATCAAAAGTTTCAAAAGAAGCACCAATTATATTAGAAGTAAAGAATTTAAACGCAGATCCAATAGTTAAGAATATCAACTTTACATTACGCAGAGGGGAAATCTTAGGGTTTTCAGGTTTAATGGGTGCTGGGAGAACAGAAACAGCTAGAGCAATAATTGGAGCAGATCCTAAGCAGTCTGGGGATATACTGATTAACGGTAATGAAGTGAAAATTAATAATACTAGTGATGCTGCCAAATATAAGATTGGCTATATTTCAGAAGACAGACGTCGCTATGGGGTATTACTAGAGAAAACTATTGCAGAAAATATTTCATTAAACAATTTAGATCAGTTTGTTAAGTATGGTTTAATTGATGATAAAAAAACTATAGAGGTAGCAGATAAATATAGAAAAGCTCTAAACATTCGTTCTACCAGTGCGACACAGAAAGTAAAAAATTTATCTGGAGGAAATCAACAAAAAGTTGTTATAGCGAAATGGATATTAAAAGATTGCGATATACTAATATTTGATGAACCAACACGTGGTATTGATGTTGGAGCAAAATCAGAAATCTATGATTTGATTAATTATTATGCAGATGAAGGAAAAGCAATTATTATGATTTCGTCAGAGATGAATGAAATTTTACGATTGAGTGATAGAATTATCGTTTTTTGTGAAGGAGAAATAACAGCTGATATACCAATTGAAGAAGCCACACAAGAAATTATTATGGATTATGCCACTTTAAAAACTAGCTAA
- a CDS encoding ABC transporter permease, translated as MNKTKLSLKKIFASQQFVAAVALIILYLFFYYNSVPFRSFTTLTSIFDSSYYLGFLAIGVTFVIATGGIDLSLGTGMIAAAITGGVLYERYNVPLVIALLVIVLFGILLGFFNGLLVAKLNMPPFIATLGTQMVTLGYGSMISKVQTVNFPLRSSPEGWYKSIFRTNTNFPTGIIVLLVLVVISSLFLSRTKPGRYILSLGSNEEATRLSGIDTVKYKWMAYVISGFFIGLAGIAYAATFTSVLPGEGMGIETNAIAGAIIGGTSMSGGIASVGGTIIGVFIMTVLQTGLPYIGFQPHYQIFITGFVIIGAVLVDVIKNKNTR; from the coding sequence ATGAATAAAACAAAACTTAGTTTAAAGAAAATTTTTGCTTCACAACAATTTGTAGCAGCGGTTGCACTTATTATTTTATATTTGTTTTTCTATTATAATAGTGTGCCATTTAGATCGTTTACAACATTAACTAGTATTTTCGATTCTTCGTACTACTTAGGGTTTTTAGCAATTGGGGTTACATTTGTTATTGCAACTGGCGGTATTGATTTATCGTTGGGGACTGGAATGATAGCAGCTGCTATTACAGGAGGTGTTTTATACGAAAGATATAATGTTCCATTAGTTATCGCATTATTGGTAATTGTTTTATTTGGTATACTATTAGGTTTTTTCAATGGCTTGTTAGTAGCAAAACTTAACATGCCACCATTTATTGCAACTCTTGGGACTCAAATGGTTACTTTAGGTTATGGTTCAATGATTTCAAAAGTGCAAACTGTCAATTTTCCGTTAAGATCAAGTCCGGAAGGGTGGTATAAAAGTATTTTTAGGACTAATACAAATTTTCCGACAGGAATTATTGTATTATTGGTTTTAGTCGTTATTTCATCTTTATTTTTAAGTAGAACGAAACCAGGAAGATATATTTTATCTTTGGGTAGTAATGAGGAAGCGACTAGGTTATCAGGAATTGATACGGTTAAATATAAATGGATGGCTTATGTAATCAGTGGATTCTTTATTGGCTTAGCCGGAATTGCATATGCAGCCACATTTACTTCAGTTTTACCTGGTGAAGGGATGGGGATTGAAACAAATGCAATTGCTGGGGCGATTATTGGTGGAACATCAATGTCAGGTGGTATTGCGAGTGTAGGTGGTACAATTATAGGGGTCTTTATAATGACTGTTTTACAGACTGGACTTCCATACATTGGATTCCAACCACATTATCAAATTTTCATTACTG